In Fibrobacter sp. UWR2, the following are encoded in one genomic region:
- a CDS encoding 16S rRNA (uracil(1498)-N(3))-methyltransferase has translation MRTPDSRFYCPQIDVGEISLDENESSHAVRVCRATVGDILQLSDGNGRFADATITKADPKACIVRIDRFETVSTRRPLLSLAIACLKDDALEEVVFHAAQTEIDTIYFLRTDFSQEPKNSDLHKLVRRAELKSLVSLKQSRKPWLTRIEGPIEFGKWLDSYEGDLILCDIDGQKEAPPLERPTTLLIGPEGGFSPKEIESIKNYSRGKSTSINLGNTRLRARTAAIIALGKFF, from the coding sequence ATGAGAACACCCGACAGCCGTTTTTACTGCCCGCAAATCGATGTGGGCGAAATATCCCTGGACGAAAACGAAAGCAGCCATGCCGTCCGGGTATGCCGCGCCACCGTGGGCGACATACTGCAGCTCTCCGACGGAAACGGCCGATTCGCCGACGCGACCATCACAAAGGCAGACCCGAAGGCCTGCATAGTCCGCATCGACAGGTTCGAAACGGTATCCACAAGGCGCCCCCTGCTGAGCCTCGCCATCGCCTGCCTCAAGGACGACGCCCTCGAAGAAGTCGTTTTCCATGCCGCGCAGACAGAAATCGATACCATCTATTTTTTGCGGACGGACTTTTCACAGGAACCGAAAAACTCCGACCTGCACAAGCTCGTGCGCCGCGCCGAACTCAAGAGCCTGGTGAGCCTCAAGCAATCCCGGAAGCCGTGGCTTACCCGCATAGAAGGCCCCATTGAATTCGGCAAGTGGCTTGATTCATACGAAGGCGACCTTATCCTCTGCGATATCGACGGGCAAAAAGAGGCCCCGCCACTGGAACGCCCCACGACACTCCTCATCGGGCCGGAAGGCGGTTTCTCGCCCAAGGAAATCGAATCCATAAAAAATTACAGCCGAGGGAAATCCACCTCCATTAATCTCGGGAACACGCGCCTCAGGGCAAGGACAGCTGCGATTATCGCTCTCGGAAAGTTCTTCTGA
- a CDS encoding HAD-IIA family hydrolase encodes MQHKPVKAVVFDLDGTLYLSGRPYPGAVETVKRVSKQVPVYYLSNNTSKSPVFYENRLKVMGLPLRDDSIISALYLALDAIHAKGIKNVFFFANPEVYEWFAAQDPSLNLNPSVENTELVLVAYHNSFDYRELCELSFRVQRGIPFWVTHTDFVCPDANGPVPDIGSFMALLKTAYGVEPERSFGKPNPAMLANVLSQFEPEEVLFVGDRLYTDFELAKRAGCRFVLPLCGETKREDVKKLETKPEFIVESVKDIDFDSFFAGKI; translated from the coding sequence ATGCAACACAAACCGGTAAAAGCCGTAGTTTTCGATTTGGATGGAACGCTGTACTTGAGCGGTCGCCCGTACCCGGGTGCCGTGGAAACGGTAAAGCGTGTCTCGAAGCAGGTGCCGGTCTATTACCTGAGCAACAACACGAGCAAGTCGCCTGTGTTTTACGAGAACCGCCTGAAGGTGATGGGGCTCCCGTTGCGCGACGATTCTATCATCTCGGCGTTGTACCTCGCACTCGATGCAATCCATGCGAAGGGCATAAAGAACGTGTTCTTTTTCGCTAACCCCGAGGTGTACGAGTGGTTTGCCGCGCAGGATCCGAGTTTGAACTTGAACCCCTCCGTAGAAAATACGGAACTTGTCTTGGTTGCCTATCACAATAGCTTTGATTACCGGGAACTATGCGAACTCAGTTTCCGCGTGCAGCGGGGAATCCCGTTCTGGGTGACGCATACCGATTTCGTTTGCCCCGATGCGAACGGGCCCGTGCCCGATATCGGGAGCTTCATGGCGCTACTCAAGACGGCGTACGGCGTTGAACCGGAACGTAGTTTCGGCAAGCCGAATCCGGCGATGCTTGCAAATGTGCTTTCGCAGTTCGAACCCGAAGAAGTCCTCTTTGTGGGCGACCGCCTCTACACGGATTTTGAACTCGCCAAACGTGCGGGCTGCCGCTTTGTGCTCCCGCTATGCGGCGAGACAAAGCGCGAAGATGTAAAAAAACTCGAGACCAAGCCCGAGTTTATCGTAGAAAGCGTCAAGGATATCGATTTCGATAGCTTCTTCGCCGGGAAGATTTAA
- a CDS encoding YfhO family protein has protein sequence MNFLNKKPVFFAAMAALFFAILLIVFRGFAFDDSQLMLNSDQLNGIGSRILRAENAIVTEWDDSRLGGVPTIDALFADAYHPLVWTQFLMDPARAVGFKFMLTVWVAFMSAMLLAWNLTGNRWWGALLGFLYAFSPEYFTYIYGGHDGKMMVFAIAPLALLAIRKVVRNGSLPYLIVLALSIAWMILGSHLQLTYLFLWGAGFYTLYEAAFHCETFKTRGKRVGLAAAGLAFGLALACFQLVPPYLYTTTQSVRGEGDHTNYGHAVSWSLHQEELAQMLLPGFIGVDVYEQDEKTGDLVGSSFVNVTMDEYRKMASSGSPFYWGHNSFKLDHNNAGALLTFLGFLCLFLPGKRRWATFWAVGTVVALSYGMGAHSPLFKLWYAILPGVKNFRAPGMALFWLPLLLVMMAGPVLRAISDEAADRARNMRALTHGAVMFAILLLLVVIARYNWTTFIGPVGLVTCIVYGIACIGVMNLDDQGKALTVSNLLDAYKAKLPGSNRIVEACVVLGFTAIGAFLMSGQDLLSDPVAGPYFKPLNEIVMNATAGTVIPGFILILVIVALSLFIFRWNGSIAYKAGILAVAAAVELFFINGAFIQNVPANEYLQPNNPVVSAFKAPYKADSLNTPRVLSLSRNKALGANAFPQFHLRNADGFHDNELASYREFRGGQQNANYLLNINNPDAAHPFLDLMNIGAIIFDSRQGTTFMPIPTAMGEAYIYGQSVTMDDASAIRTLREKAAIRKPKAEESAPAAAEDSTAASSDSTTTAAADSTANEAAAEQAAAEPAVEPVDDNFYYRETVILSEKPEHAGEGGVANGHAKLVASPKMDTQVFEVKSDRAGFMVVAGNYHPYWHATVNGAPAKVYKAFGTLRAVEIPKGKSEVRMEYRSKPLHACIKVSVFAAILLIALGVFAAIRRKKS, from the coding sequence ATGAACTTTCTAAACAAGAAGCCCGTTTTCTTCGCGGCGATGGCCGCGCTTTTCTTTGCAATCCTCCTCATCGTTTTCCGCGGGTTCGCATTCGACGACTCACAGCTGATGCTCAACAGCGACCAGCTGAACGGCATCGGAAGCCGCATTCTGCGTGCCGAGAACGCCATCGTGACCGAATGGGACGACAGCCGCCTTGGTGGCGTGCCCACGATTGACGCATTGTTCGCCGACGCCTACCACCCGCTGGTATGGACTCAGTTCCTGATGGACCCGGCCCGCGCCGTGGGCTTCAAGTTCATGCTCACCGTATGGGTCGCCTTCATGAGCGCGATGCTACTCGCCTGGAACCTTACGGGCAACCGCTGGTGGGGCGCCCTCCTCGGGTTCCTCTACGCGTTCTCGCCGGAATACTTCACCTACATTTATGGCGGCCATGACGGCAAGATGATGGTTTTCGCCATCGCCCCGCTCGCCCTCCTCGCTATCCGCAAGGTTGTCCGTAACGGAAGCCTCCCCTACCTGATTGTACTCGCGCTTTCCATCGCATGGATGATTCTCGGAAGCCATCTGCAGCTCACATACCTATTCCTGTGGGGCGCCGGGTTCTACACGCTGTACGAAGCAGCCTTCCACTGCGAAACATTCAAGACCCGCGGCAAACGCGTCGGGCTCGCTGCCGCTGGCCTCGCCTTCGGGCTTGCACTTGCCTGCTTCCAGCTGGTACCGCCTTACCTGTACACGACAACGCAGTCCGTGCGCGGCGAAGGCGACCACACCAACTACGGGCACGCCGTCAGCTGGTCCTTGCACCAGGAAGAACTTGCACAGATGCTCCTGCCGGGATTTATCGGCGTGGACGTGTACGAGCAAGACGAAAAGACGGGAGACCTCGTGGGCAGTTCGTTCGTGAACGTCACGATGGACGAATACCGCAAGATGGCATCTTCCGGAAGCCCGTTCTACTGGGGCCACAACAGTTTTAAGCTCGACCACAACAATGCAGGCGCACTCCTCACCTTCCTCGGGTTCCTCTGCCTGTTCTTGCCGGGCAAGCGCCGCTGGGCCACGTTCTGGGCCGTGGGCACCGTTGTCGCCCTCAGTTACGGCATGGGCGCACACTCCCCGCTCTTCAAGCTCTGGTACGCCATTCTCCCCGGCGTCAAGAACTTCCGCGCACCGGGCATGGCTCTGTTCTGGCTGCCACTGTTGCTCGTGATGATGGCGGGCCCCGTGCTCCGCGCCATTTCCGATGAAGCCGCCGACCGCGCTCGCAACATGCGCGCCCTTACACACGGCGCCGTGATGTTCGCCATCCTCCTGCTACTTGTCGTCATCGCTCGCTACAACTGGACCACGTTCATCGGACCCGTCGGGCTTGTCACCTGCATCGTGTACGGCATCGCCTGCATCGGCGTGATGAACCTCGACGACCAGGGCAAGGCACTTACGGTTTCGAACCTGCTGGATGCCTACAAGGCCAAGTTGCCCGGTTCGAACCGCATCGTGGAAGCCTGCGTCGTACTCGGGTTTACCGCCATCGGCGCCTTCCTCATGAGCGGGCAGGACCTGCTCTCCGACCCCGTCGCCGGCCCGTACTTCAAGCCCCTCAACGAAATTGTCATGAATGCGACCGCGGGCACGGTGATTCCCGGATTCATCCTTATCCTCGTCATCGTAGCGCTTTCGCTGTTCATTTTCCGCTGGAATGGCTCCATCGCCTACAAGGCAGGCATCCTTGCCGTTGCCGCCGCAGTGGAACTCTTCTTCATCAACGGAGCGTTCATCCAGAACGTCCCTGCAAACGAATACCTGCAGCCGAACAACCCCGTCGTAAGCGCGTTCAAGGCGCCGTACAAGGCGGATTCCCTCAATACGCCGCGCGTGCTTTCGCTTTCGCGCAACAAGGCGCTCGGGGCGAATGCCTTCCCGCAGTTCCACCTGCGCAACGCCGACGGTTTCCACGACAACGAGCTTGCAAGCTACCGCGAGTTCCGCGGCGGCCAACAGAACGCAAACTACCTCCTGAACATCAACAACCCCGATGCCGCCCATCCGTTCCTCGACCTGATGAACATTGGCGCCATCATCTTCGACAGCCGCCAGGGAACGACGTTCATGCCTATCCCGACGGCCATGGGCGAAGCCTACATCTACGGGCAGTCCGTGACGATGGACGACGCTAGCGCCATCAGGACTCTCCGCGAAAAGGCGGCCATCCGCAAGCCCAAGGCCGAAGAGAGCGCTCCTGCCGCCGCAGAGGATTCAACGGCAGCATCAAGCGATTCGACGACAACCGCAGCCGCAGACAGCACTGCAAACGAGGCCGCCGCGGAACAGGCTGCAGCCGAGCCCGCCGTCGAACCCGTAGACGACAACTTCTACTACCGCGAAACCGTCATCCTTTCGGAAAAGCCCGAACATGCGGGTGAAGGCGGAGTTGCGAACGGTCATGCGAAGCTTGTCGCAAGCCCCAAGATGGACACGCAGGTGTTCGAAGTCAAAAGCGACCGCGCTGGCTTCATGGTCGTCGCCGGCAACTACCACCCCTACTGGCACGCGACTGTGAACGGAGCCCCCGCGAAGGTCTACAAGGCTTTCGGCACGCTCCGCGCCGTAGAGATTCCGAAGGGTAAGTCCGAAGTACGCATGGAATACCGCAGCAAGCCGCTACACGCCTGCATCAAGGTGAGCGTATTCGCGGCAATCCTCCTCATTGCACTCGGAGTCTTTGCCGCCATCAGGCGTAAAAAGTCTTAA
- a CDS encoding metalloregulator ArsR/SmtB family transcription factor, which produces MQREPITSTMDFFSAVSDEMRLKILMLLDLAEFTVNEIKDILDIHQSNASRHLAKLSACGLLKDRRDGIKAYYRLSEELLMSNRVLSVIRDAYGELPDKDVLRCRADQVLQERTDKTKGQIHKLDQAGGSLKAQISLFSKLMQPFENAVDIGCGEGGDLSLMLANRCKEVTSLDCDPKVISGLQKILKQKNIKNITPKVADMTKTGLPDNFADLVLMSQVLHHATDPRLALKEAIRILKPGGTLALLDLAQHKEESFRTTHGHIWLGFDQSQLEFFVKEFNCKVLESEIIPSENEVDKKLPVICMILTKN; this is translated from the coding sequence ATGCAACGCGAACCGATTACCTCGACGATGGATTTTTTCAGTGCCGTATCCGACGAAATGCGGCTCAAGATTTTGATGCTCCTCGATCTCGCGGAATTCACCGTGAACGAAATCAAGGACATCCTGGACATACACCAGAGTAACGCCAGCCGACACCTCGCCAAGCTTTCGGCCTGCGGGCTCCTGAAAGACCGCCGTGACGGCATCAAGGCCTACTACCGCCTGAGCGAAGAACTCCTGATGAGCAACCGAGTACTTTCCGTAATCCGCGATGCATACGGGGAACTCCCCGACAAGGACGTACTCCGCTGCCGTGCTGACCAGGTGTTGCAAGAACGCACCGACAAGACCAAGGGGCAAATCCACAAGCTGGACCAGGCCGGCGGAAGCCTCAAGGCGCAAATCAGCCTGTTCAGCAAGCTCATGCAGCCCTTCGAAAATGCCGTGGACATCGGCTGCGGCGAAGGCGGAGACCTCTCGCTGATGCTAGCCAACCGCTGCAAGGAAGTCACGTCGCTCGACTGCGACCCTAAAGTCATCAGCGGCCTGCAGAAAATCCTGAAACAGAAGAACATCAAGAACATCACGCCCAAGGTCGCCGACATGACGAAGACAGGGCTCCCCGACAACTTCGCCGACCTCGTGCTCATGAGCCAGGTACTCCACCACGCGACCGACCCGCGACTCGCCCTCAAGGAAGCCATCCGCATCCTGAAACCGGGTGGAACGCTAGCCTTGCTCGACCTGGCCCAGCACAAGGAAGAATCCTTCCGCACGACCCACGGGCATATTTGGCTCGGGTTCGACCAGAGCCAGCTCGAATTCTTCGTGAAGGAGTTCAACTGCAAGGTGCTCGAGAGCGAAATCATCCCGAGCGAGAACGAGGTGGACAAGAAGCTCCCCGTCATCTGCATGATTCTCACAAAAAATTGA
- a CDS encoding phosphatase PAP2 family protein encodes MPRSLKMCFFVAFLTGVACAQLAESASSVVEPQRHYGVSFEKDLPLTFVSAFVSIYGNYRLGKMHVQDPSEMKAVSDLLPWDRPVAGRYNKTAGDVSTWAAALGVAPLALGAASWYRGDALGADLAAYSLMFAQALALQSGLNLVVRSMSFWPRPYMYATEGEGADAAFAAEGEAYGSFFSGHTSAAFTVAVFTGEWFSEFYPNSAYKPLVWATSLSLAGFVGALRIAAGKHYPSDVVVGALAGTGISLAVIKIHKKSVRIGPVALVQVFGGPDALGMTFAF; translated from the coding sequence ATGCCTAGGTCCTTGAAAATGTGTTTTTTTGTCGCCTTCCTTACGGGGGTGGCGTGCGCGCAGCTGGCAGAATCTGCCTCCTCGGTTGTAGAACCGCAGCGCCATTACGGTGTTTCGTTCGAAAAGGATTTGCCGTTGACGTTTGTGTCGGCATTTGTGAGCATTTACGGGAACTACCGGCTCGGAAAGATGCATGTGCAGGACCCCTCCGAAATGAAGGCCGTTTCTGACCTGTTGCCGTGGGACCGCCCTGTGGCCGGCCGTTACAACAAGACTGCGGGCGATGTGAGCACCTGGGCTGCCGCCCTCGGGGTGGCTCCACTTGCCTTGGGGGCTGCCTCCTGGTACAGGGGCGATGCATTGGGGGCAGACCTTGCGGCATATTCCCTGATGTTTGCGCAGGCGCTCGCCCTCCAGAGCGGCCTGAACCTGGTCGTGCGCTCCATGTCGTTCTGGCCGCGCCCCTACATGTACGCGACCGAGGGCGAGGGCGCGGACGCGGCATTCGCCGCGGAGGGCGAGGCGTACGGGAGTTTCTTCAGCGGACATACCTCTGCCGCATTTACGGTAGCCGTTTTTACCGGCGAATGGTTTTCCGAGTTCTACCCGAATTCGGCCTACAAACCGCTTGTCTGGGCAACGTCGCTTTCCCTGGCGGGCTTTGTCGGGGCGCTTCGCATCGCTGCGGGTAAGCATTACCCGAGCGATGTTGTCGTAGGCGCCCTTGCGGGTACGGGAATAAGCCTCGCCGTCATCAAAATCCACAAAAAATCGGTACGAATTGGCCCGGTCGCCTTGGTTCAGGTCTTTGGCGGGCCCGATGCGCTCGGAATGACCTTCGCGTTCTAG
- a CDS encoding FISUMP domain-containing protein translates to MFSFVGRLAVALLVVAEVSYAEPSIRDNRDGKIYKAMSSGSLNWFTDNLSFQKKVSFRDDGKNAYYKQKDWSASCPEGSHVPDIQEWTAFSKDRFTGPRKVSNVKSFAGKTRGFYDLADATRKIQGKDAAYFAVNDPNDVRAMMLDIKRGNAKLVTLPPEAVVTVRCVAERDLYAEKFVNRKEMKLTDPRDNQMYKVEQRDDKLWMLTNLKYSLSSAKQCLLEDTTFCKKFGRFYTYNDAKKACPAGWHLPDDGEWRDFQKDRAKLNWDNLGRGGCKDWDGYCNSELTGHYWSSTSIMKNTGRSWEFRRQAKSIDRTDQNVQKGLYVRCVTELN, encoded by the coding sequence ATGTTCAGTTTTGTTGGCCGTTTGGCAGTGGCCTTACTTGTTGTTGCAGAAGTATCTTACGCAGAACCCTCTATCCGTGATAACCGTGACGGAAAAATTTACAAGGCGATGTCTTCGGGCAGCCTGAACTGGTTTACCGATAACCTTTCATTTCAAAAAAAGGTGTCCTTCCGTGACGACGGGAAGAATGCCTACTATAAGCAGAAGGATTGGTCTGCTTCTTGCCCCGAAGGTTCGCATGTCCCCGATATCCAGGAATGGACTGCTTTCTCCAAGGACCGCTTTACTGGCCCGCGCAAGGTGTCTAACGTGAAGTCCTTTGCCGGCAAGACGCGTGGCTTTTATGACCTGGCCGATGCGACCAGGAAAATTCAGGGCAAGGATGCTGCCTATTTCGCGGTGAACGATCCCAACGATGTGCGAGCCATGATGCTCGATATCAAGCGCGGCAATGCGAAACTCGTGACGCTCCCGCCCGAGGCCGTGGTGACGGTGCGTTGCGTCGCGGAACGCGACCTGTATGCCGAAAAGTTTGTCAATCGCAAGGAGATGAAACTTACTGACCCGCGCGACAACCAGATGTACAAGGTGGAACAGCGCGACGACAAACTATGGATGCTTACGAACCTCAAGTATAGCCTTTCCAGTGCCAAGCAGTGCCTGCTCGAGGATACCACGTTCTGCAAGAAGTTTGGCCGCTTTTACACGTACAACGACGCAAAGAAGGCTTGCCCTGCGGGCTGGCACCTGCCCGACGATGGCGAGTGGCGCGATTTCCAGAAGGACCGTGCGAAACTCAACTGGGACAATCTTGGCCGTGGCGGTTGCAAGGACTGGGACGGTTACTGCAATAGCGAACTTACCGGGCACTACTGGTCTTCTACCTCCATCATGAAGAACACCGGGCGTTCCTGGGAGTTCCGCCGTCAGGCAAAAAGTATCGACCGCACAGACCAGAATGTGCAGAAGGGCCTTTATGTACGTTGTGTAACGGAGCTAAACTGA
- a CDS encoding CAP domain-containing protein produces the protein MNRKLSLFKICAVVAAAAFFAAGCSDDTSANCTDSCIDSGDTIDIPIPGDKTEGGSEAKSSSSAGKTASSSSVKEEAAVSSADEPASSETASEDWRDYCLEVVNAKRATENLPPLERASEEREKCVATQAADDMDAGKGHANFGDCKESAQNSGPNINPKWYKTEKEIVDAYVNMMWDDEKKLVTNGERDPNKDSDYSYIGHYLNMKNAQYKSLACGIAYSTDGTKAWFNMNFY, from the coding sequence ATGAACAGGAAACTTAGTTTATTCAAAATATGCGCGGTCGTTGCTGCCGCTGCATTCTTTGCTGCGGGCTGTTCCGATGATACGTCTGCGAACTGCACCGATAGCTGTATCGATAGCGGGGATACCATTGATATCCCGATACCGGGCGACAAGACCGAGGGTGGTTCCGAGGCGAAGTCCAGCTCGAGTGCCGGCAAGACCGCCAGCAGTTCTTCTGTGAAGGAAGAGGCTGCTGTTTCGAGTGCGGATGAACCGGCAAGTTCCGAGACGGCATCGGAAGACTGGCGTGACTACTGCCTGGAGGTTGTGAATGCAAAGCGTGCAACCGAAAACCTGCCGCCCTTGGAACGCGCCTCCGAGGAGCGTGAAAAGTGCGTGGCGACGCAGGCGGCAGACGATATGGATGCGGGCAAGGGGCATGCGAACTTCGGAGACTGCAAGGAATCCGCGCAGAACTCCGGCCCCAACATCAATCCCAAGTGGTACAAGACCGAAAAGGAAATTGTGGATGCTTACGTGAACATGATGTGGGATGACGAGAAGAAACTCGTGACCAACGGAGAGCGCGATCCGAACAAGGACTCCGATTATTCCTACATCGGGCATTACCTGAACATGAAGAACGCACAGTACAAGTCGCTTGCCTGCGGGATTGCCTATAGTACTGACGGCACCAAGGCTTGGTTCAACATGAATTTTTACTAA
- a CDS encoding OmpA family protein, translating into MRKMPVVVALSLLAVAVVAPCAAELTPNKTHAVLNVTYTNYDDVPQAKKKLVFVGQKKPKNKIVVTTDMYGETAFLIPREDAYTILCESLTGPFECGETPYVSSTASTGGITVLFDDTRAELTGVNFKVGSAELIPGSLKTLDNAIAGLKRNAKAKVEIEGHTSSEGSESFNQQLSEDRANSVMEYMIRKGISKDRVTAVGYGSSRPKADNATEAGRKENRRIEIRVVNKDEVNISEE; encoded by the coding sequence ATGCGAAAAATGCCTGTGGTTGTCGCCTTGTCCCTGCTTGCGGTGGCGGTTGTTGCGCCTTGTGCTGCCGAACTTACGCCCAACAAGACCCATGCCGTGTTGAACGTGACCTACACGAACTACGATGATGTTCCGCAGGCAAAAAAGAAGCTCGTTTTCGTGGGCCAGAAAAAGCCGAAAAACAAGATTGTTGTTACCACGGACATGTATGGCGAAACGGCATTCCTGATTCCGCGCGAAGATGCTTACACCATACTCTGCGAGAGCCTTACCGGACCATTCGAATGTGGTGAAACGCCCTATGTCTCGAGTACGGCAAGTACGGGTGGCATTACGGTGCTGTTCGATGACACGCGTGCCGAACTCACGGGTGTGAACTTCAAGGTGGGCAGTGCGGAACTGATTCCCGGTTCACTCAAGACGCTCGACAACGCCATCGCCGGCCTCAAGAGGAACGCGAAGGCCAAGGTCGAAATTGAAGGCCATACCAGTAGCGAAGGTAGCGAGAGTTTTAACCAGCAACTTTCGGAAGACCGTGCGAATAGCGTCATGGAATATATGATCCGCAAGGGGATTTCGAAGGACCGCGTGACGGCCGTGGGTTATGGTTCGAGCCGCCCGAAGGCGGATAATGCAACGGAAGCGGGCCGCAAGGAAAACCGCCGCATCGAAATCCGCGTCGTGAACAAGGACGAAGTGAATATTTCCGAAGAGTAG
- a CDS encoding S1 RNA-binding domain-containing protein, producing MEIGKINRARVDAVMPQGYYLELETGGRVLLPGNKNLFSLEEGEIIDAFVYMDSEDRPIATLDKPYAQAGEFAVLTVKDVNRVGAFLDWGLNKDLFLPYKQQLGDLRKGDRCVVYVLVDEKSGRLVATEKIKSFLDLDTSELHVGQRVQLAAYEVTPDYVDCLVDYRYTGRLQITRGMERIYIGDTMPGFIQRITNDGKITLNLTPVGYKGIMQSDSPSAIMQKLEEAGGFLPYGDNSDPETIRQEFDISKKTFKKIIGGLFRDGKITIDEDGIRATR from the coding sequence ATGGAAATCGGAAAGATCAACCGCGCGCGCGTCGACGCCGTCATGCCGCAAGGCTACTACCTCGAACTCGAGACCGGAGGCCGCGTACTGCTCCCCGGAAACAAGAACCTGTTTTCGCTCGAAGAGGGCGAAATCATCGACGCGTTCGTCTACATGGACTCCGAGGACCGTCCCATCGCCACACTCGACAAGCCCTATGCACAAGCAGGCGAATTTGCCGTACTCACCGTGAAGGACGTTAACCGCGTAGGGGCATTCCTGGACTGGGGGCTGAACAAGGACCTGTTCCTCCCCTACAAGCAGCAACTGGGAGACTTGCGCAAGGGCGACCGCTGCGTCGTCTACGTCCTCGTTGATGAAAAGAGCGGAAGACTTGTCGCGACCGAAAAGATAAAGAGTTTCCTAGACCTGGACACGAGTGAACTCCATGTGGGGCAGCGCGTGCAACTCGCTGCATACGAAGTAACGCCCGATTACGTAGACTGCCTCGTAGACTACCGCTACACAGGAAGACTGCAGATTACACGCGGCATGGAGCGCATCTACATCGGCGACACGATGCCGGGATTTATCCAGCGGATAACGAACGACGGGAAAATCACCCTGAACCTCACTCCCGTAGGCTACAAGGGCATCATGCAGAGCGACAGCCCAAGCGCCATCATGCAAAAACTCGAGGAGGCCGGCGGCTTCTTACCTTACGGCGACAACAGCGACCCCGAAACAATCCGCCAGGAATTCGACATATCGAAAAAGACTTTCAAGAAGATTATCGGCGGGCTCTTCCGCGATGGCAAAATCACCATCGACGAAGACGGGATTAGGGCCACGCGCTAA
- a CDS encoding DUF5662 family protein, producing the protein MNFHPIRHFITITRHRNEVMRLCFKAGIGFQGLFHDLSKYTPTEFLPGAKYYSGKESPNNGERRDTGMSLAWMHHKGRNKHHFEFWYDYEMATKKIVPMDMPDRYIKEMFCDRIAASKTYNRDSYTQESPLLYLTRSTAHEKMTEKTYRKLLYLLKMLAEKGEKETLRFVRHCKDIPLADT; encoded by the coding sequence ATGAATTTTCACCCGATTAGGCATTTCATCACCATCACGAGACACCGCAACGAAGTCATGCGGCTGTGCTTCAAGGCGGGTATCGGGTTCCAGGGGCTATTCCACGATCTTTCGAAATATACCCCGACAGAATTTCTACCGGGAGCAAAGTACTACAGTGGAAAGGAATCCCCAAACAACGGGGAGCGCCGCGATACCGGAATGAGCCTCGCATGGATGCACCACAAAGGGCGGAACAAGCATCACTTTGAATTCTGGTACGACTATGAAATGGCGACCAAGAAGATTGTACCGATGGACATGCCCGACCGCTACATCAAGGAAATGTTCTGCGACCGCATCGCCGCATCCAAGACATACAACAGGGACAGCTACACGCAGGAATCTCCCCTGCTCTACCTAACAAGAAGCACCGCCCATGAAAAGATGACAGAAAAGACGTACCGCAAGCTTCTATACCTGCTGAAGATGCTTGCCGAAAAGGGAGAAAAAGAGACTCTCCGGTTCGTAAGGCACTGCAAGGATATACCACTCGCCGACACATAG
- the groES gene encoding co-chaperone GroES: MIKPLADRIVVKPAEAEQKTSSGLFIPDNAKEKPMQGKVVAVGPGRKNDKGEIVPMEVKVGDVVLYGKYSGTEVTVDGENYLIVKEPDVIATL; this comes from the coding sequence ATGATCAAGCCTTTAGCAGATCGAATCGTTGTCAAGCCGGCCGAAGCCGAACAGAAGACCTCCTCGGGTCTCTTCATTCCGGACAATGCCAAGGAAAAGCCCATGCAGGGCAAGGTTGTGGCCGTGGGCCCGGGCCGCAAGAATGACAAGGGCGAAATCGTCCCGATGGAAGTCAAGGTGGGCGACGTGGTGCTCTACGGCAAGTACAGCGGCACCGAAGTCACCGTCGACGGCGAAAACTACCTCATCGTGAAGGAACCGGACGTCATCGCGACGCTCTAA